A genomic window from Bacteroidota bacterium includes:
- a CDS encoding SDR family oxidoreductase gives MASAMAAAPILLTGSTGYIGGRLLHEFEMRDIAVRCLSRRPEVMQSRVSNSTTVVKGDVLDPDSLAGTMDGAKVAYYMIHSMGADEGFAEKDRRGALNFAEEAKRAGIEKIIYLGGLGDEEEDLSLHLRSRMEVGTCLRSTGIPVLEFRASIVIGSGSLSFEMIRALVERLPVMITPRWVDVMAQPIAITDLLEYLVAGAALPVSDHLVVGIGGTSQVSYGEIMKEYARQRGLKRRTIRVPFLTPHLSSLWLGLVTPLYARVGRKLINSIIHPTIVEDDTARRLFPNISPRSMAAAVHGALNNEEARYARTRWSDALSAAGYEADWGGVRFGNRLVDSREIEIAASPAEAFAPIRRIGGEQGWYYGNWLWQIRGFMDLLIGGVGVRRGRRHPNEILVGDTLDFWRVEVYEPNRRLRLLAEMKLPGRAWLEFCVTPTEKGTIIRQTAVYDPVGLWGLMYWYAVFPLHEFVFGGMLKGLAAAVQEATEGTAVQEMPALELE, from the coding sequence ATGGCCTCTGCAATGGCTGCTGCCCCAATTTTACTGACCGGCTCCACTGGATACATTGGCGGCCGGCTCCTTCATGAGTTTGAGATGCGCGACATCGCTGTCCGCTGCCTGAGCCGCCGGCCAGAGGTTATGCAGTCGCGTGTCAGCAACTCAACCACTGTTGTCAAAGGAGATGTATTGGACCCCGATTCCCTTGCCGGCACCATGGATGGCGCCAAGGTGGCCTACTACATGATCCACTCGATGGGGGCAGATGAGGGATTTGCAGAGAAAGACCGTCGTGGTGCGTTAAACTTTGCAGAAGAGGCAAAGCGCGCCGGCATCGAAAAAATCATCTATCTCGGCGGCCTCGGTGACGAAGAAGAAGACCTGTCGCTTCATTTGCGCAGCCGGATGGAAGTAGGCACCTGTTTGCGATCGACCGGGATTCCTGTCCTTGAGTTTCGTGCCTCGATTGTTATCGGATCCGGTAGCCTTTCATTTGAAATGATCCGTGCCCTGGTTGAGCGGCTCCCTGTGATGATCACGCCACGTTGGGTTGATGTGATGGCCCAGCCCATTGCAATCACCGATCTGCTCGAATACCTCGTGGCCGGCGCAGCATTGCCCGTTTCGGATCACCTCGTCGTCGGTATTGGGGGCACCAGCCAGGTTTCTTACGGAGAAATCATGAAGGAATACGCGCGGCAGCGTGGCTTGAAACGGCGCACAATCCGCGTCCCGTTTTTAACACCTCATCTCTCCAGCTTATGGTTGGGGTTGGTCACGCCATTGTATGCCCGCGTAGGCAGGAAGCTGATCAACAGCATCATACATCCTACCATTGTAGAAGATGACACCGCGCGCCGGCTCTTCCCCAACATCTCCCCCCGTTCCATGGCAGCGGCAGTACATGGCGCCCTGAACAATGAAGAAGCGCGTTATGCCAGAACACGCTGGTCGGACGCCCTTTCAGCAGCCGGCTACGAAGCAGACTGGGGTGGTGTACGATTTGGTAACCGGCTGGTTGATTCCCGTGAAATCGAAATTGCCGCCTCGCCAGCAGAAGCCTTTGCCCCAATTCGTCGCATTGGTGGCGAGCAGGGCTGGTATTACGGCAACTGGCTGTGGCAAATACGCGGCTTCATGGACCTGTTGATTGGAGGGGTTGGCGTACGCCGGGGCCGGCGACATCCGAATGAGATATTGGTGGGTGACACCCTCGATTTCTGGCGCGTAGAAGTGTACGAGCCAAACCGGCGACTGCGGCTTTTGGCAGAGATGAAACTACCGGGCCGCGCATGGCTGGAGTTTTGCGTTACGCCTACAGAGAAAGGCACAATCATCCGACAAACCGCCGTATACGACCCGGTGGGCCTGTGGGGACTCATGTACTGGTACGCGGTCTTTCCACTGCATGAGTTTGTGTTTGGCGGCATGCTCAAAGGGCTCGCCGCGGCAGTCCAGGAGGCAACAGAAGGTACGGCCGTACAAGAAATGCCTGCTTTAGAATTGGAATAA